Below is a window of bacterium DNA.
ACCCCGAACTTCTCGATGGCGGCGGTCAACTCGTACTCGTTGCCGAAACCCCAGTTCCCGACGATCTTGCCCTCCCAGTCGCTCGGAGAGGTGATGCCGGAGTCGGCCCACGACACCATCAGCGTCCCCGAACGCTGGAACACCTGGCCGACGTTCACCAGCCCGGCCTCCTCCTCGTTGGACACGAGGGCCTTGGGAACCCACGCCAGACCGAACTCGGCGCCTCCGGTCGCTACGACCTGCTGGGGAACGATCTCGACCGCGCCTTCGAGAATGGTCACGTCCAGTCCCTCGTCGGCGTAGAACCCCTGATCCACAGCCGCGTAGTAGCCGGCGAACTGCGCCTGTGCCACCCATTGCAGCTGCAGGTTGATCGGGGTCAGCTCGTCGTCCTCGGTGGCGCAGGCGCCGGTGATCAACACCAGAACCGCCATCGTCGCAGTGAGTGTTCGTAGTCTCCTCATTGTGCCTCCCTTCATGTTGCTCCAGCACCCTCTTCCAATAAACACCCTTCGGGGAAACAACTAAGGATAGATGGATGCGGTCGGCGCGCTACCTGCAGAGGAGGGTTTATCTGCCGGCCACGCGCCCGCCTGCATCGCGTTGTTCAGGCGTTGCGTACCGACACGTGCCAGGGGATGACCCGTCGCTCGATCAACACCACGATGTTGTAGAGAGCGATTCCGAACAAGGAAGCCAGCACGATGGCGGCCCAGGCCTCCTCGAACTGCAGCAGACCCGCCTTGGTGGTGATGTACTGGCCGAGCCGTTCCTGGGAGCCCCCGAAGAACTCCTTGACGATGGCGCCGATGAGGCTGAGCGCGGCGGCGACCTTCAGCGCAGAGAACAGATACGGGGTTGCATGCGGGAATTGCAGCTTCCAGAGGGTGGCGAGCCGACCGGCCGCGTAGGACTCCATCAGCTCGATCTCGGAGGCCTCGACCGAGAGGAGCCCCCGGACGAGGTTGATCATGACCGGGAAGAACACCAGGATCGCGACGACGAAGATCGAGCCGAAGGGGCTGCGGAGTCCGAACCAGGAGTTGGCGATCGGCGCCAATACGACGATCGGCGTGGAGTTGGCCGCGATCGCGAAGGGAAGGGCGCCGTCACGCACGAAGCTCCACCGGGCAGCCGCCAAGGCTGTGAAGACCGCGAGGAAGCCGCCCAGCAGTAGGCCGGCCAGCGCGGTGGAGAACGTACCAGCCCCGGCGGTGAGCAGGTCGGAGGTCTCGGTGGCGAAGGTGGCGGCGATCGCCGTGGGCGCCGGGAGGATGAAACCCTTGATGTCGAAGGCTCTGACCATGCCTTCCCACACGATCAGCCCGCCGACGAAGATGCCGATGGCGGGAAGCCGGAAGTAGAGCTTCCGGAGGAACTCCGGCCGGTTGGTCAAGCGTCCTCCACGGCTCTCAGCCCCTCTCGGACGCCGGTGAGCAACTCGAAGAAGCGCTGGTCCTCGCGGGTCTCGTAGGCCCGCGGCTCCGGGAGGTCGATGTCGACCACTTCGGTGATGGTTCCCGGACGGGGCGACATGATGACGACACGGCTCGACAGGAAGACCGCCTCGGGAATGGAATGGGTCACGAACACCACGGTCGTCCCCGTCTCGGCGCGGATGCGAAGCAACTCCGACTGCATCCGCTCGCGGGTCATCTCGTCCAGGGCGCCGAACGGCTCGTCCATCAGGAGTATGGAGGGCTTGAAGGCCAGCGCCCTCGCGATCGCGACCCGCTGCTGCATCCCGCCCGACAGCTGCCAGGGGTAATGGTTGGCGAACCGGTCGAGCTGGACCAGCTCCAGCATGGCGGCTGCCTGCCGGGAACGCTCGGCTGCGTCCATCCCCATGATCTCCAGGGGCAGTTCCACGTTGGCCTGCACCCTCCTCCACTCAAGAAGCGTGGCGGACTGGAATACCATCCCGTAGTCACGGTCGAGCCGGGCCCGAGCGGGAGTCTTGCCGTTGACCAACACGGTCCCGGAGGAAGGCGGGGTGAGGTCTCCGATCAGGCGCAGGAGGGTCGACTTCCCGCACCCGGAAGGTCCGATGACGGAGATGAACTCTCCTCGCTCCGCCGACAGGTCGACCCCGTGGACGGCCCGCACCTCCTGGTCGGAGCCGGGGTTGAACACCTTCCCCACCCCGCGTAGCGCGAGCGCGCTCATGCGACCACCTCCTTCAGAGTCCGGCTCTGCGGGCCTGCTGCCTCGCTGAGGTCTTCCAGCCGCCGGGATGGCGGAATCAGGACTCTCTCGGCGAGGACCACGACGCCTACGAACCCGATCCCCACCAGCGACGCGACGAGTATCGAGGCGAAGAGCTTCTCCGGGGCTGCCGAGAAGGCCGCAGCGAAGTTCAGAATGGCCCGGCCCAGCCCGTCAGGCATGCTGGCGGGAAGCTCACCGACGATGGCGCCGATGATCGAGGCGGTGGCCGCGATCTTCAGGGCCGGAAACAGGTAGGGCAGGGCCGCCGGCACCTGGAGCTTCCACAGCACTTGGTTCGGGGTGGCCGCGTAGGACCGCATCAGTTCGGAGGCGGTGGCATCCGGGCTGCGCAGCCCGCGCAGCGTGTTGATGGCGACGGGGAAGAAGGCCAGGTAGGCGGAGACCACCGCCACGACCAGCCACCGGGTGACGTTCAGGCGACCGGCCCAGACCACGAGGATCGGAGCGATGGCCAGGATGGGTACCGTCTGGGAAGCGACCACGTGGGGCATGAGACCGCGCTCGGCGAGGGCGGATCGAACGAACAGCACCCCGAGGCCGAAACCCACCGCGCTTCCGAGGACGAACCCGAGGAGCGCCGAACGCCATGTGAAAAGAGCGGCCCGGAGGAGGACCAGTAACAGCATGTCGCCCCCGCGCCGCGCCGGACGCAGGAGGGCGATGACCACATCCCAGGTGTGGGGCATCGAACGCTCATTGGTGCGTACCGGTAGGGAGATGCCGGTGCCCGGCCAGACACCGCCCGTTGCGGTTCCCATCCACTTGTAGCCTTCCCACAGCGCGATGAGGACGGCCAGTATCCCGAGAAAGGACAGGAGCCGGCGGGCGTTAGGGCTCATCGCACCCAACGATCGCACCGTCGTGGCCGGCAAGGCAGGGCATGCGCCATCCCGGGCGCCCAGTCAGCGCCTCAGCCGGGCGCCGGTCATGTCGCCCGCTGACGGGCCTTCAATGCCCACAGCGTCACGGCGCCGGCTATGGCGGTGGCGACAACGGTCCCGGACACCAACGGCGCCGGCCGCGCCAGGGTCTGGAGACGTTTTCGCAGGTTCACCGGACTATCGAACTCGGCCACCGGCCAGCCACGCCCGGCCGCGACCTCCCGCAGGGCGCGGTCCGGGTTGACGGCCACCGGATGGCCCACCGCCTCCAGCATGGGGAGGTCGGTGACGCTGTCCGAGTAGGCGTAGCACCGGGCGAGGTCGATCCGCCATTCCCCGGCTAGCCGCCGGATGGCCTCGGCCTTGGCGGTCCCGCTGGCGTAGAAGGCCAGTTCACCGGCATAGCAACCCTCCTCGTCGACGGCTGAGCGGGTGGCGATGACATGGTCGACTCCGAGGTGGGCGGCCAGTGGTCGGGCCACCTCCTCGGGTGAGATGGACATGATGACCACCTCCCGGCCCTCCCGGCGGTGCTCGTCCATCAGGTCGAGGGCTTCTTCGTAGACCAGCGGAGCTACGACCTCGTCGATGGTTTCTTCGACGAGTTCCCGGATCCTCGAAGCCTCCATGCCTTTGGTCAGGCTCACCAGCTGGTCACGGAGCTTGTCCAGCTTCTGCTGATCCGCGCCGGCCATCCGGTAGATGACCTGGGCCGTCGCCGCTCTGAGCAGCGTCCGCCTCCGGAGCAGACCGGCCTTGTGAAGGGGTCGGGCAAAGGCGAGGGTGGACGACTTGGCAATGATCGTCTTGTCGAGATCGAAGAAGGCGACACCCGTTCTCACGGCGCCCATCTTACGGGAGAACGGTGCGATCCGGGAGCCATGAGGCCTATCGCGGCCCGGATCGAGCGGGCGAGAACGCGAAAAGATGGGGGTTACCAAGCTGTCCAAAGCTCGATATGTTAGCCATATGTTCACTAATGCTAACCAATATTCATCACGGTCCGGGACAGGGCGGTCACAAGGACCGCGGGCATGGTAGCCCTGGCCGTCCATACCCTCCACGACGATGTGCTCGGGATGCTGGCGCCGCTCGCGCTGGCATCCTTCCACCCCACGGCACTCGTGATCGACCTCGATCCGGAAGGCCTTCCCCTGCCGGGCCGCCGAACCCTGGCCGGCCTGGTTGAGGATGGCCCCACCCTCGCCGAACTGGTCTCCTCCAGGAAGGGACTGGCGGTACTCCCGCACGGAGGCGTGCACATCCCGGCAGCCATGGAGGTCGTCGGTGCCCTCGTCCAGTCCTGGCCGTGCGTGGTGGTGCGGACCCGTACCCCACTGGACGGCATGCCGTTCGTGCGGGTTGCGCCCCTCATCCCCGGCGTCGACACGCGGGTCTCGCCCCGGGTGTGGGTACGCACCGGAATCGGCCGGGTGGAGCCCGGGCCGGGGCCGGTTGTCGACGCCCCCTCCCGCTCCGCCTTCAACTCCGTGCCGGCCCGCCAGACCCCTTCCGGCCGGTGGTTGCGGTCGTGGGCACCGGTCTGGAGATGGCGATGGCAGTAGTCGAACGCGTTCTCCGGCGCGTGCTCGAGTCGGATGTCGAGTTGAGCCGGGATCAGGCCGAGGCCGAGGTGCGCAGGATCATGTCGGTGGAGTCGCCGCTGGCCTCCCCGGGAATCGTGGACGTGGTGGTCGACACTCTCGTCGGGATGGGGCCGATCGAGCCGCTCTTCCGGGACCCCGCAGTATCGGACGTGTTCGTCAACGGTCCCGACGAGGTCTGGGTGGAGCGTCGAGGGATCCTGGAGCCGACCGATGTCTCCTTCGCCGACGACGCGGCGGTCCTGGCTGCCGTCGAACGCACCATCGCCCCGCTGGGCCTGCGCCTCGACCGGGCCAGTCCCCTGGTGAGCGCCCGCCTTCCCGACGGCAGCCGCCTTCATGCCGTCGTCCCGCCGGTGTCGGTCGGCGGTCCGGTAGTCGCCATCCGTCGCTTCACCGCGGTGGCGCCCAGCCTTGACACCTTCGTCGATTGGGGTTCGATGACCGATGCCCAACGCACGGTGCTCGAACAGGCCGTGATCGACCGGAAGAACATCGTGGTCAGCGGCGGGACCGGAACCGGAAAGACGACCTTGCTGAACGCCCTGGCGGCGACGGTGCCGGTCGGCGAACGGATCGTGACCATCGAGGATGCCGCCGAGTTGAGTTTCGCCGGGCACGTGGTCCGGCTCGAAGCCCGCCCTCCCAACGCCGAGGGCCGCGGACGCGTCACACTTGCCGACCTGGTACGTACCGCTTTGCGGCTCCGACCGGACCGCATCATCGTCGGGGAGGTACGAGGCGCCGAGGCCCTCGACATGATCTCGGCCATGAACACGGGCCACGATGGGAGCCTGTCCACCGTCCACGCCAACGGCCCCGAGGACGCCCTCTGGCGGATCGAGACGCTGGCCCTGACCGGGAGTGAGGGGGTTGGCGAGACCGCCATCCGGCGCCAACTCCGCTCCGCTGTCGACCTTGTGGTGCACCTGAACCGCAGGAACGCCGGCCGCCGGGTGGAGACGATCGCCGAGGTCGGGCTCGACGGATGCCGGGAGACGGCATGCTGATCCTCGGGCTTGTGGCGATCGGTGTGGCGCTCCGGCCCCGGCGCTGGTGGGAGCCGCTGGCCCTGGGGGCCGCGGTGGTGTTGCCCTGGTGGGCCGGCCTGGCGGGAGTCGCAGCCGGTAGCTGGTTGGCCCTCCGCCGGAGCCGCCCCGATCCCTACCAGGAGGTCGCCTACCTGCAGGCTGTGAGCGCCGAGCTACGGGCGGGAAGGAGCCTCCGCCAGGCGCTGGTCGATGCCGCCAATCGTGCGCCCGACCTGGACCTGGCCCGGATGGCCCGCCTCTGCCGGTCCGGCCGCCCCATGCCCGAGGTGGCGGAAGCGGCGTCCGCTGCGCTCCCGGGAACCGGCCACCTGGCCGCAGCCGCGGTGCGGATCGGCGCCGAGAGCGGAGGCCGGGTGGCGGCTGCTTTCGCCACCCTCGCAGGTATCCAGACCGACCGCATCGAGCTCCAGCGCGAGGTGAGGGCGGCGGGCGCGGCCGCCCGGGCATCCGTCGCAGTCCTGACCGTGCTTCCCGTCGGCGGATTGCTGACCGCAGCCGCCACCGGGACGCTCTCGGACCTGATGTCGATGGGGAGTGTCGGTCCCGTCCTGGTCGGCCTCGGGGCCGTGCTCCTCATCGGCGGCGCTTCCGTGACCCTGATCCTGGGGAGGAAGCTGCCTTGACCCTTTTCACGATGATGTCTGTTGCCGTAGTGGTCTACGTCATGACCGCCGGCCGGTCGGTCGGCGTGCGCTCCATCGCCGCGACCGGCGCCGCCATCGGGCTGGCCAACCCCCTGGCCTGCGCCAGCCTCGGCCTCGTCTGGTACTCCCTCCGGCGGCGCCGTGCAATCCGTCGCGAGCGCCTGGCCCGCCGGCGAGCGGAAGGTGAGCTGGAGTTGCTCACGCACTCCATGCTGATCGGCCTGTCAGGTGGCCTGTCACCAGCCGGAGCGCTGGCGCTGGCCCGCGAGAGCCTCTCCTCGTCGCTGGGCCAGGAGGTCGACAGGATCCTCCGTCATGCCGTGAAGGCCGGCTTCACCCCGTCCCTGATGAGCGCGCGCGGCGTTGGCGGCCGGCTGTTCCGACAGGTGGGCGCCGCTCACCTGTCGGGTTCTCCTCTCGAGCTCGCCCTGACCGCACTGGCCGCCGAATACCGGGAGGCGGCCCGCTCCTCGGCTGTCGAGAAGGCTCGCCGTCTACCGGTGCGGATGGTGCTACCGCTCACCCTCCTGATGCTTCCCGGCCTGCTCATCCTGATGATCGGTCCGCTGGTGCTGCCCTCGCTGGCGCGGCTCCTCGACCCCTTCATGTCGTTCTGAAGATGTCACTTCCCCCCGGACCGGCCGGACGCCGGCAGACCCGCCACGGCGGGAGAAAGGAGACTCATCATGAGTTCAGTCATCAACATCGTCCGTCGGGCGACCCGGGCTGTCGGGGGCGAGGAAGGTCAGGCCACCGTCGAGTACACCCTGGTGGGAATGTGCGCGGCCGGCATGGCTTCGTTGCTCCTGAACTGGATCAACAGGACCAGCCTCATCGGCAAGTTCTTCGGCTCCGTGGCAAAGCACATCATCGGGCTGCTGGGCTGACACGAGAACGGGGCTCTTCCACAGTGGAGTTCGCCCTGGTCATCCCGCTGATCCTCCTGCTGGTCCTGGCGATCGCCGAGGTGACCGTGGTGGCGAGGACGGCGCTCCAACTGACAGCCGCCGGGCGGGAGGGGGCGAGGGTGGCGGCCACCTCGCCCGATCCCGCCCGCGCCATCGAGGCAACCCGCCGCGCGCTCGGCCCGGAGCTGGCGGGCCGGGCCCGGATCACGGTCCGACGCCCGCCGGTGGTGGGTCAGCCGGCCCGGGTCACCGTGGCCGTCGACCATGTGCTGCTGGCGGCGCTCGGCGGGCTGCGTATACCGCTCGAATCGACCGCCGAGATGCGGGTCGAGACGTGAGGTCATTCGAGGTCACGCGAATGAGTACGGACCGCGGCTCGGTGACCGTCCTCGCGGTCGGGGCGCTGGTGCTAGCCCTGGTGCTGGCGGCCGGCGTGACCGCGGTCGGTCAGGTGGCGATCGCCAGGAACCGGGTGACCGCCGCGGCGGAGGCGGGTGCCCTCGCCGCGGCGCCGGTCACCTTCCGGCCGTTCGGCGCCACCGGATCTGCAACGGATGAGGCGGCTCGGCTGGTCCGCGCCAACGGCGCCACGCTGCTCCGGTGTGACTGCCGGCCCGACAGGGGATACGACCCCAGGACGGTGGCGGTCACCGCCACGGTCACCGTGGACGTCCTGGGGATCCGGGAAGTGAGCATGGAAGCCACCGCGGTGGCCGAGTTCCGGCCGGTGGCCTTGCTGGTCGGACCGTAGGCCGGCGCCGCAGCCCGACGCTGCCCCCGGCGGGGCGACCTCGAGAGTTGCCCTATCTGCATGAGACTGATTATCATTATCTGATTACCTGAGGGTACGAGAGGGAGGGGAAGAGTCTTCATGCCCCGATGGCTGCGCGCTGTCTCAATGTTGCTAATGCTGACGGTAGCTTCAACAGCGTGTGGCACGGACGCAGAGGACTCTGCACCGAGTTCCACCTCGAGCCCGGCGGTAGCAGAAACGGTATCAGAACCAACCTCCACAGACCCGGCAGGCCGACTGGCGGTGGTGGCGACAACCACAATCCTCGGTGATGTGGTAGCGAATGTCGTTGGTGGGAATGCTGATGTCGAAGTGCTGCTGCCGCCGGGCGCCGACCCTCACGACTACCAGATTTCGTCCAGCCAGGCAGCCCTGCTCTATACCGCTGACCTGGTGGTTGCCAACGGCCTCGGCTTGGAGGAAGGCCTCATCGACGTGATCGAGGCAGCCGAAGAAGACGGAGTCAACGTTCTGGAGGTGGGTGACCTGCTCGACCCCCTGCCCTTTACCGGAGGTGGGGGCCATGGCCATGGCGAAGAGGACGACCACGCCCACGAAGAAGACGATGATCACGCCGACGAAGAGGACGACCACGCCCACGAAGAAGACGATGATCACGCCGACGAAGAGGACGACCACGCCCACGAAGAAGACGATGATCACGCCGACGAAGAGGACGACCACGCCCACGAAGAAGACGATGATCACGCCGACGAAGANNNNNNNNNNNNNNNNNNNNNNNNNNNNNNNNNNNNNNNNNNNNNNNNNNNNNNNNNNNNNNNNNNNNNNNNNNNNNNNNNNNNNNNNNNNNNNNNNNNNGAAGAAGACGATGATCACGCCGACGAAGAGGACGACCACGCCCACGAAGAAGACGGCGGACACGTCCACACCGGCGCGGATCCCCACTTCTGGCTCGATCCGCTGCGAGTCGCCAAAGCCGCTCTCCTGATCGCAGAGGCGCTTACGGAGATCGACCCGTCGGGTGACTGGATGTCCCGGGCGGAGGCCTACGCAGCCACCCTGACCGAACTGGACGCCGAGATCCAGGACATCCTTGCCCCGATCCCACACGAGAACCGCGTGCTGATCACGAACCACGACTCGCTCGGCTACTTCGCTGATCGTTACGAGTTCGAGGTCATCGGCGTGGTCATTCCGGGCGGCTCAACACTGGCCGATCCCAGTTCGGCAGAGCTCGCCGCGTTGGTCGAGGAGATCGTGGAAGAAGGCGTGAAGGTGATTTTCGCCGAGACCATCGATTCCACCGCCCTGGCGGAGGCGGTTGCGGCCGAGGCCGGCACCGACGTGGCAGTTGTCACGCTCCACACCGGATCTTTGGGTGAGCCGGGAACGGAGACCGACAACGTCGTCGGAATGCTCAGAAGCAACGCCATGAGGATCGCCGACGCGCTCTCTTAAGAGGGTGCTACAGCTCGGCGCCGCTTGCGGTGCGCGGCGCCGAGAAGGACTCTGAGAGTTCGCCGGTGGCAACCGCCTGACTCGAGATCTGCCGGCTACCTCGCGACCCTTTCCGTTAGGGGTAACCTCCCAGCACTCCTGCAACACTGCAGGCAACCGTCACAGCCTCCCACAGAGCAAGGGTCTGATACCCCATGGAATGGTTTACCGAACCCTTCGCGTTCGCCTTCCAGCAGCGGGCGATGCTGGGTGGCGCGCTGGCCGCCATCGCCGGCGCCGTGGTCGGGACCTGGGTGGTGATTCGGGGTATGAGCTTCCTGGGTGACGCCCTGATCCACGGGGTGATACCGGGGATCACGCTGGCCATCCTCCTCGACTTCAACGTGTTCATAGGAGCGGGGATGGCGGCGGTGGTCATGATCGCCGGGATCAACCTGGTCCACCGCCAGACCGTTTTCTCCGAGGACACCGGTATCGGGCTGCTGTTCGTGGGAATGCTGGGTCTGGGGGTCATCTTCATCTCCCGGTCTCCTTCCTACAGCGGCGGGATCACGGCGATCCTCTTCGGCGACACGCTGGGGGTCCAGGCGTCGGATATCCAGGTCCTGGCGGTGGTGACGGCCGTAGTGGTCCTGGTCTCGCTCATCCTCTACCGACCTTTTCTCGTGCTGTCCTTCAACGAGACCAAGGCCAGCCTGCTGGGGCTACGCCCTTCTCTCACCAACGCCGCCCTGCTGACGTTGATCACCCTCTCCATAGTCGGCTCGTACCGGACTGTCGGAACCTTGCTGGCATTCGGCCTGCTGGTCGGGCCTCCTGCAACGGCCGCTCTCCTGGTGCGGCGGGTTCCCTCCATGATGGTCATGAGCGCGGTTATAGGGGTTTTCAGCGTCGCCGCCGGACTGGTGGTCAGTTACCACGCGAACACTTCGGGGTCGGCAACCATGGCAGTCCTCCCGGTGGTGCTGTTCTTTCTGGTACTGGCCGTCACCAACCTCCGGGAGAAAGTTGCGTCAACGGCAAAGGATGCGCGCGGTGACAGCCAGACCGGTGTCTGCTAGCCTTGGTGCCTCGTAATCTCAGTCGGATTCCGTCCGGATGGTAACGGTCGGGCCCGGCGGGGAGCCGTCAGCACGAAAGGAGCCCGGATGGGTGGGCACGACACGCACGAGTGCGATACGCATGAGCACCACGGCGATGAGGAAGGCCACGTTCACGACTCGCACGAGTGCGATGACCACGAGCACCATGCCAATGAGCATGAGCATGATGACCACGAGTGCGATACGCATGAGCACCACGGCGATGAGGAAGGCCACGTTCACGATCCACACGAGTGCGACGGCCACGAGCACCACGGCCACTGAGTAACGAGCGACCGCTGGGATCGGAGCGGTAATACGTCCGGTCGCACGGTTACTCGAAGAAAGCCGAAGGATTCAACTCCTCCGGCTTTTCGCGTCCGGGACCTACCCGACGGCGTTGAGGGCGGCCCTCAGGAGTCTGCGTGCTCCGCCTTTGGAGAGGGGCTCGTTGAAGTTGCCGCACTTGGGCGACTGGACGCACGAAGGGCACCCGGAGATGCACCGGCACCGAGCGAGTGCCGCCACCGTGGCCATGACCAATTCCTCGCCCGCCGGGTACGCCACCGGAGCGATGCCGGAGCCACCCCGGTAGCCCTCATGGATGAAGATGGTGGCCTCTCCCGTCTGCGGGTGGTGCGTGACGGAGAGGCCACCTATATCGGAACGATCGCAGATCGCGAACAGCGGGAGCATGGCGATCATGGTGTGTTCCGCGGCGTGAAGCGACCCGGGTGCCTCCCGCCGGTCGATACCGGCCCGATCCATGACCGAGGCGGGCACGGTGAACCAGAAGGCGTCGGTCTCTATCTGCGTCGGGGGCAGTTCCAGGGGGATGGTTCGCCGGTCGTTGCCTCTATCTCTCATCCGATACTTGCGGCGGTAGCCCAGCACATGGGCCGACACCCGCACCGGGCCGAGGAAACTGCCCATCGCCCCCACCCGACCCTGCTCGGAGACCCCTAGCACGTCGAGAGCTTTCTGGACGTGCGGCTCTGTGTAGTAATCCACGCGGGCGCTCCGGGCGCGGACCTCCAGCCCGGCCACGTCCAGCTCCTCCACCAGGTAGGTGCGGCCCTGGTGCAGGTAGACGGCGCCCTCATGTGCGTCCGAGAAGGCCCGGTCCCAGTCCACCTCACCGATCACCCGGCGGGAATCGACGTCGTAGATGGAGAACGAGCGGGCGTCGGATGACCGGATGCTCCTTCCGTGGGCGGGCGACCGGCGGCCCGCCCAGAGCAGCCGGCGGTCCTCGACTCGCAGTTCGCCTTCTCCGACCAAGCGGGCCCCCGACTCCCATAGATCATCTCCGAAGACGGGCCGGTCACGCCAGCCGAGAGGTAGCTCGTGGGCAGCGCAACTCAGGTGATAGTCCATGACGTTGGGGTTGGTCGGGTTGACGACCGCGGCTTCGGGCGTCCGGCCGAAGAGCTCGTCCGGATGGTGGACGAAATACTGGTCCAGGGCGTCCTCTCCGGCCACCAGGACGACCAGCGCCATGTCCTGTTCCCGGCCGGCCCGGCCGGCCTGCTGCCGGAACGAGGAAATGGTGCCGGGGAACGTGCACAGCAAGGCCGCGTCCAAGCCCCCGATGTCGACGCCCAGCTCGAGGGCATTGGTGGCGGAGATGCCGACCAGTTCTCGCGAGAAGAGCCGGGCCTCGATGTCCCGCCGGTCCCGGGCCGTGTAGCCGGCACGATACGGAGAAATCCGGTCGGCGTCGGCGCCCAGGCGGCGGGCGGCGTTGACATGGATCAGCTCGGTGGCGCGCCGGCTGCGACCGAAGGCGATCGTATGGATACCGCGGCGCACCAGGTCGACGTACAGATCGGTCGTCTCTGCGATCGAGGATCGGCGGCCGGCGGACTCCTCCTTGAGCGGCGGGTTCCATATCGCCACCATCCGTTCACCGGTAGCGGAGTCGTCGCTGTCCACCAGCGAAACGTCCAGGCCGCACAGGCGCTCGGCCAGATCCACCGGGTTGCCGATGGTGGCGGAGGTAAGCACGAAGGTGGGATCGGCGCCGTAGTGGGCGGCCAGACGGCGCAGGCGCCGGATGATGTTGGCTGTGTGGCTACCGAACATCCCCCGCAGGTAGTGCATCTCGTCGATCACGACGTGACCCAGGCGGGACAGGAAGTCCTTCCACAGGCCGTGGTTGGGGAGGATCCCGTAGTGCAGCATGTCCGGGTTGGTCAGGATGACGTTGGCGCGCCTCCGGACCCGGGAACGCTGCTCGCGTGGAAGATCGCCGTCGTACGCGGATACCTTCATCTGCGGGAGGCTCAAGGCCTGGATGGAACCGAGCTGGTCCTGGGCCAGTGCCTTGGTCGGGAAGATGAGCAGGGCGGTGCTGGTCCCAACCTCGAGCATTCGTTCGGCAATCGGTGCCTGGTAGCACAGCGTCTTACCCGATGCGGTGCCGGAGACCACCACCGTGTGGGTCCCGGCCCTGATCGAGCGGATCGCCCGGGCCTGGTGGCCGTATAGACGCCCGATGCCCTTGCCGGCGAGCCGCTCGGATAGGGTCGGATCGAGAGG
It encodes the following:
- a CDS encoding ABC transporter permease; translation: MTNRPEFLRKLYFRLPAIGIFVGGLIVWEGMVRAFDIKGFILPAPTAIAATFATETSDLLTAGAGTFSTALAGLLLGGFLAVFTALAAARWSFVRDGALPFAIAANSTPIVVLAPIANSWFGLRSPFGSIFVVAILVFFPVMINLVRGLLSVEASEIELMESYAAGRLATLWKLQFPHATPYLFSALKVAAALSLIGAIVKEFFGGSQERLGQYITTKAGLLQFEEAWAAIVLASLFGIALYNIVVLIERRVIPWHVSVRNA
- a CDS encoding ABC transporter ATP-binding protein — its product is MSALALRGVGKVFNPGSDQEVRAVHGVDLSAERGEFISVIGPSGCGKSTLLRLIGDLTPPSSGTVLVNGKTPARARLDRDYGMVFQSATLLEWRRVQANVELPLEIMGMDAAERSRQAAAMLELVQLDRFANHYPWQLSGGMQQRVAIARALAFKPSILLMDEPFGALDEMTRERMQSELLRIRAETGTTVVFVTHSIPEAVFLSSRVVIMSPRPGTITEVVDIDLPEPRAYETREDQRFFELLTGVREGLRAVEDA
- a CDS encoding ABC transporter permease subunit, with product MSPNARRLLSFLGILAVLIALWEGYKWMGTATGGVWPGTGISLPVRTNERSMPHTWDVVIALLRPARRGGDMLLLVLLRAALFTWRSALLGFVLGSAVGFGLGVLFVRSALAERGLMPHVVASQTVPILAIAPILVVWAGRLNVTRWLVVAVVSAYLAFFPVAINTLRGLRSPDATASELMRSYAATPNQVLWKLQVPAALPYLFPALKIAATASIIGAIVGELPASMPDGLGRAILNFAAAFSAAPEKLFASILVASLVGIGFVGVVVLAERVLIPPSRRLEDLSEAAGPQSRTLKEVVA
- a CDS encoding HAD-IB family hydrolase → MRTGVAFFDLDKTIIAKSSTLAFARPLHKAGLLRRRTLLRAATAQVIYRMAGADQQKLDKLRDQLVSLTKGMEASRIRELVEETIDEVVAPLVYEEALDLMDEHRREGREVVIMSISPEEVARPLAAHLGVDHVIATRSAVDEEGCYAGELAFYASGTAKAEAIRRLAGEWRIDLARCYAYSDSVTDLPMLEAVGHPVAVNPDRALREVAAGRGWPVAEFDSPVNLRKRLQTLARPAPLVSGTVVATAIAGAVTLWALKARQRAT
- a CDS encoding ATPase, T2SS/T4P/T4SS family, which produces MAVVERVLRRVLESDVELSRDQAEAEVRRIMSVESPLASPGIVDVVVDTLVGMGPIEPLFRDPAVSDVFVNGPDEVWVERRGILEPTDVSFADDAAVLAAVERTIAPLGLRLDRASPLVSARLPDGSRLHAVVPPVSVGGPVVAIRRFTAVAPSLDTFVDWGSMTDAQRTVLEQAVIDRKNIVVSGGTGTGKTTLLNALAATVPVGERIVTIEDAAELSFAGHVVRLEARPPNAEGRGRVTLADLVRTALRLRPDRIIVGEVRGAEALDMISAMNTGHDGSLSTVHANGPEDALWRIETLALTGSEGVGETAIRRQLRSAVDLVVHLNRRNAGRRVETIAEVGLDGCRETAC
- a CDS encoding type II secretion system F family protein, whose translation is MLILGLVAIGVALRPRRWWEPLALGAAVVLPWWAGLAGVAAGSWLALRRSRPDPYQEVAYLQAVSAELRAGRSLRQALVDAANRAPDLDLARMARLCRSGRPMPEVAEAASAALPGTGHLAAAAVRIGAESGGRVAAAFATLAGIQTDRIELQREVRAAGAAARASVAVLTVLPVGGLLTAAATGTLSDLMSMGSVGPVLVGLGAVLLIGGASVTLILGRKLP
- a CDS encoding type II secretion system F family protein → MTLFTMMSVAVVVYVMTAGRSVGVRSIAATGAAIGLANPLACASLGLVWYSLRRRRAIRRERLARRRAEGELELLTHSMLIGLSGGLSPAGALALARESLSSSLGQEVDRILRHAVKAGFTPSLMSARGVGGRLFRQVGAAHLSGSPLELALTALAAEYREAARSSAVEKARRLPVRMVLPLTLLMLPGLLILMIGPLVLPSLARLLDPFMSF
- a CDS encoding pilus assembly protein — its product is MEFALVIPLILLLVLAIAEVTVVARTALQLTAAGREGARVAATSPDPARAIEATRRALGPELAGRARITVRRPPVVGQPARVTVAVDHVLLAALGGLRIPLESTAEMRVET
- a CDS encoding pilus assembly protein TadG-related protein translates to MSTDRGSVTVLAVGALVLALVLAAGVTAVGQVAIARNRVTAAAEAGALAAAPVTFRPFGATGSATDEAARLVRANGATLLRCDCRPDRGYDPRTVAVTATVTVDVLGIREVSMEATAVAEFRPVALLVGP
- a CDS encoding metal ABC transporter substrate-binding protein, with amino-acid sequence MLTVASTACGTDAEDSAPSSTSSPAVAETVSEPTSTDPAGRLAVVATTTILGDVVANVVGGNADVEVLLPPGADPHDYQISSSQAALLYTADLVVANGLGLEEGLIDVIEAAEEDGVNVLEVGDLLDPLPFTGGGGHGHGEEDDHAHEEDDDHADEEDDHAHEEDDDHADEEDDHAHEEDDDHADEEDDHAHEEDDDHADE